Proteins from a single region of Pseudodesulfovibrio portus:
- a CDS encoding HDOD domain-containing protein, which yields MSDINERLLAAVEKMPAFPQSVSKVLKLAGDINCSQKDLVEVIKRDPVFTLKILRLVNSAYFGLSREISSINHASVYLGLNTLKNVALGLAAVGVIPKSVSNRLDMGAFWLHSLATATCTRMLGLKLGVSRDDAAEYFAAGLLHDIGKVVFALYMPDEFEQATAKALEPGASLSQCEREVFGATHADIGAMLAGKWNLPADLHDAVAFHHSPIEMASQLLDCLFAANQISKRLAFGSAGNYEIEPFPDRIRERFGMGMDELIADLSSLDEEVENARIFIKLGEA from the coding sequence ATGAGTGACATCAACGAACGGCTGCTGGCCGCCGTCGAAAAGATGCCGGCCTTTCCCCAGAGCGTGAGCAAGGTTCTGAAGCTTGCCGGGGATATCAACTGTTCGCAGAAGGATCTTGTGGAGGTCATCAAGCGTGACCCGGTTTTCACCCTCAAGATTTTGCGGCTGGTCAATTCGGCCTATTTCGGATTGTCCAGGGAAATCAGTTCAATCAACCATGCTTCCGTCTACCTCGGCCTGAACACCCTCAAGAATGTGGCCCTGGGGTTGGCCGCCGTGGGCGTTATCCCCAAATCCGTTTCCAATCGGCTGGACATGGGCGCGTTCTGGCTCCATTCGTTGGCGACGGCCACATGTACGCGCATGCTGGGCCTGAAACTCGGCGTGTCCCGCGACGACGCCGCGGAATACTTCGCCGCCGGACTGCTGCACGACATCGGCAAGGTCGTCTTCGCCCTGTACATGCCCGACGAGTTCGAGCAGGCCACCGCCAAAGCGTTGGAGCCGGGGGCTTCGCTTTCGCAATGCGAGCGGGAGGTCTTCGGGGCCACCCATGCAGATATCGGGGCCATGCTGGCCGGGAAATGGAATCTGCCCGCCGACCTGCACGACGCCGTGGCCTTTCACCATTCGCCGATCGAGATGGCCTCGCAATTGCTCGACTGCCTGTTCGCGGCCAATCAGATATCCAAGCGGCTGGCCTTCGGCTCGGCCGGGAATTACGAGATCGAGCCCTTCCCGGACCGGATCAGGGAGCGGTTCGGCATGGGCATGGATGAACTGATCGCCGACCTGTCCTCCCTGGATGAGGAAGTGGAGAACGCCCGTATTTTCATCAAACTCGGCGAGGCTTGA
- a CDS encoding MBL fold metallo-hydrolase, with protein MRFRFRGTRGSLPSPGPETVRFGGNTTCIEVRSDSGDLIILDAGTGIRALGIELMQSPPVECHLFISHTHWDHIQGLPFFVPLFVPGNVVTLYGPPDPLSMTGIDAVLTKQMAYPHFPVREAELKADIRYETLSDGQVVDFGFATVTALLMNHPAMNFGFKVECDGRALFFSGDHEPFYNIYEPGDADFDDYERVVQARHRIMLDFLRDVDVLIADAQYTEAEYATHTGWGHSTYERVLNLAREAGVGRTFLTHHDTTRTDRDLEREEERLLREWKESGLAFQLAREGDVFDV; from the coding sequence ATGCGATTCCGTTTCCGCGGCACCCGGGGCTCCCTTCCCTCACCGGGGCCGGAGACCGTCCGCTTCGGCGGCAACACCACCTGCATCGAGGTCCGTTCCGATTCCGGGGACCTGATAATCCTGGACGCCGGGACGGGCATCCGGGCGCTGGGCATCGAGCTGATGCAGTCGCCGCCCGTGGAGTGCCATCTCTTTATTTCCCACACCCATTGGGATCACATCCAGGGGCTGCCCTTTTTCGTGCCCCTGTTCGTGCCGGGCAATGTCGTGACCCTGTACGGCCCCCCTGATCCCCTGTCCATGACCGGCATCGACGCGGTCCTGACCAAGCAGATGGCCTATCCCCATTTCCCGGTCCGCGAAGCGGAGCTGAAAGCGGACATCAGGTACGAGACCCTGTCCGACGGGCAGGTCGTGGATTTCGGTTTCGCCACGGTGACGGCCCTGCTCATGAATCATCCGGCCATGAATTTCGGCTTCAAGGTGGAGTGTGACGGCAGGGCGCTGTTTTTCAGCGGCGACCACGAGCCCTTTTACAACATCTACGAGCCGGGCGATGCGGATTTCGACGACTACGAGCGCGTCGTGCAGGCGCGGCATCGGATCATGCTGGACTTTCTGCGCGATGTGGACGTGCTCATCGCCGACGCCCAGTATACCGAGGCGGAGTACGCCACGCACACGGGCTGGGGTCATTCCACGTATGAGCGGGTCCTGAACCTGGCGCGGGAGGCGGGCGTCGGCCGGACCTTCCTGACCCATCATGACACCACCCGGACGGACCGGGACCTGGAACGGGAGGAAGAGCGGTTGCTCCGGGAATGGAAGGAGAGCGGGCTGGCTTTTCAATTGGCCAGGGAAGGCGACGTCTTCGATGTCTGA
- the ricT gene encoding PSP1 domain-containing protein → MSQILGVKFNDYGQVYYFASGPFVVRESQYVIVKTDQGMGLGKVILVRQAPKESENDQIEGYKSIYRLANDKDMESVAENDALSRDAFKFCRRCITSHKLGMKLVDVEVFFDRSKMVFYFTAPGRIDFRELIKDLVREYRTRIELRQIGVRHETQMLGAIGNCGQICCCRRFMRKFVPVTIKMAKEQNLFLNPTKISGICGRLLCCLSFEQKGYEEFHRLCPRVGKKYTTARGQLKVLRSNFFKKSLSVLDEGFNEQELSIDEWNEIVNKPPSEEAVADIKARSPRNARGGRRPGGPDRPPRSNGRGAPSGKPAAEPADLDQSGPASEPVEDNRDKPDAKGQSGKPVRSGRPPRQARADDSDSREDKAKRSRRPRRRRRRPPKK, encoded by the coding sequence ATGAGCCAAATTCTTGGTGTTAAGTTCAATGATTACGGGCAAGTGTATTACTTCGCATCAGGCCCGTTCGTCGTCCGCGAGAGCCAGTACGTCATCGTCAAGACGGACCAGGGCATGGGGTTGGGCAAGGTCATCCTCGTCCGCCAGGCTCCAAAGGAAAGCGAAAACGACCAGATCGAGGGCTACAAGTCCATCTACCGGCTGGCCAACGACAAGGACATGGAGTCCGTTGCCGAAAACGATGCGTTGTCGCGGGACGCCTTCAAGTTCTGCCGCCGGTGCATCACCAGCCACAAGCTCGGCATGAAGCTCGTGGACGTGGAAGTCTTTTTCGACCGTTCCAAGATGGTTTTTTATTTCACGGCTCCGGGCCGCATCGATTTTCGCGAGTTGATCAAGGACCTTGTGCGCGAATACCGGACCCGTATCGAGCTCAGGCAGATCGGCGTCCGCCATGAGACCCAGATGCTCGGGGCCATCGGCAACTGCGGGCAGATCTGTTGCTGCCGCCGTTTCATGCGCAAGTTCGTCCCCGTGACCATCAAGATGGCCAAGGAACAGAATCTTTTCCTCAATCCGACCAAGATATCGGGCATTTGCGGTCGCCTTCTCTGTTGCCTGAGCTTCGAGCAAAAAGGGTATGAGGAGTTCCATCGTCTGTGCCCGCGCGTGGGCAAGAAATACACGACGGCCCGGGGACAGTTGAAGGTCCTGCGGTCCAATTTCTTCAAGAAATCCCTTAGTGTACTGGACGAAGGGTTTAACGAGCAGGAACTTTCCATTGACGAATGGAACGAAATAGTTAACAAGCCGCCCAGCGAAGAGGCCGTGGCCGACATCAAGGCCAGAAGCCCGCGCAATGCGCGTGGCGGAAGGAGGCCGGGCGGGCCGGACAGGCCTCCCCGCAGCAACGGGCGCGGCGCACCTTCCGGTAAACCCGCAGCCGAACCCGCCGATCTGGATCAGAGCGGTCCCGCGAGCGAGCCGGTCGAAGACAACAGGGACAAGCCGGATGCCAAGGGCCAATCCGGCAAGCCGGTTCGTTCCGGCAGGCCGCCCCGACAGGCCCGGGCCGACGATTCGGACTCGCGCGAGGACAAGGCCAAACGGAGCCGCAGGCCCCGGCGTCGCAGGCGCAGGCCTCCCAAGAAATAG
- a CDS encoding response regulator yields MRALIVDDDFYSRNMIHEILRQVARCDIAVNGEEAIEAFKRGFSDGDPYNLICLDLLMPEMDGQQALREIRSLEKEHNVGPQQEAKVVVTTMLADEKETHDAFFLGGATSYLVKPIDEEKLMNEIKSLGLVEE; encoded by the coding sequence ATGAGAGCGCTGATCGTGGATGACGATTTTTACAGCAGGAACATGATTCACGAAATCTTGCGTCAGGTGGCGAGGTGCGACATCGCCGTCAACGGCGAGGAGGCCATCGAGGCCTTCAAGCGGGGGTTTTCGGACGGTGATCCGTACAACCTGATCTGCCTGGACCTGCTTATGCCTGAGATGGATGGACAACAGGCTCTGCGCGAGATCCGTTCACTGGAGAAGGAGCACAACGTGGGCCCGCAGCAGGAAGCCAAGGTGGTGGTCACCACCATGCTGGCGGATGAGAAGGAGACGCACGACGCATTTTTCCTGGGGGGAGCCACCTCATACCTGGTCAAGCCCATCGACGAAGAAAAGCTCATGAACGAAATCAAGAGCCTGGGGCTGGTCGAGGAATAG
- a CDS encoding ComEC/Rec2 family competence protein yields MNQASTNHSSFAPGLLPWQSYGLAFVVGVFGIRFPVPALVGLFVLWLADRTLRGPDCRLPLLVFICCAAFGCGYGFQRTPELPSAIPDWMEARTPVEVRGVVDGVEPRFGDRLRLTLRDAVCLIDGGEEALPGKVALSLRHPDYRPVPGQSVETFLRVVPVRGFGNPGLWDYGWYWQRQGVFWRAWPAGRGALKALKWGDPPENFLRSVKRGLRARVARLVPDTQGGAMVLALTTGDKSRLDAATMEATQSAGLAHTLALSGLHVGFVAALGLALAWLAGRTYPPLLLIVPRPKLAVILAAPLVLTYAWLGQPSASLVRATVMFGFWGFLLLQGRGRVLMDGLFFALLAIVFASPMSLFDLSLQMSVTAVAGIGLMLPHFRSLFSPGGSWFRRLFARAAGVLAVSLCANIALMPLVSWYFGSLSPNILLNLVWLPVLGMAVMPLGLLGMGLASFGWAEPLAGLCLGMAAWATDGLLALLDWTAGSGLTPVYAVLRPLWPEMFGCAVLLAATAAVLRSPRRVPMPLAGLGLALLVAPHLWVMGADSRDAVRLSMLDVGLGQSLVVSLPGGRRWLVDGGGGSSHFDLGEAVVAPSLTHGRPPRINGVFMTHPDVDHSHGLPFVLDRLDVGPFYTNSMLPRGATGERLRTVLARQHREPVGLHAGDVVRLDGRTVLEVLHPARDFATGRANERSLVLRLVRDDVSLALLPGDVEGRGIDALLSGGADMRARVLVLPHHGSRSSFSPEFYAGVSPEVVLCSDGYLNRYGFPDADVVDAVGVPVWSTAIHGRVDVEWDGSGTRSIRTHYP; encoded by the coding sequence GTGAACCAAGCCTCCACGAATCATTCTTCCTTTGCGCCGGGGCTGTTGCCCTGGCAATCCTATGGACTGGCCTTTGTCGTCGGTGTTTTCGGCATTCGTTTTCCGGTCCCGGCCCTGGTCGGGCTGTTCGTGCTTTGGCTGGCCGACCGGACCCTGCGCGGCCCGGACTGCCGACTGCCTCTGCTGGTCTTCATCTGCTGCGCCGCTTTCGGGTGCGGGTACGGATTTCAGCGCACGCCGGAACTGCCCTCCGCCATACCCGATTGGATGGAGGCGCGGACGCCCGTGGAAGTGCGGGGTGTGGTGGACGGCGTGGAGCCCCGTTTCGGCGACCGGCTGCGGCTCACGCTGCGCGATGCCGTCTGCCTGATCGACGGAGGGGAGGAGGCCCTGCCCGGCAAGGTGGCGCTGAGTCTGCGCCACCCGGACTACCGGCCTGTTCCCGGCCAGTCCGTGGAAACGTTTTTACGGGTGGTCCCGGTGCGCGGGTTCGGCAATCCCGGGTTGTGGGATTACGGATGGTACTGGCAGCGGCAAGGGGTGTTCTGGCGGGCGTGGCCTGCGGGCAGGGGCGCGCTGAAGGCGCTGAAGTGGGGCGATCCGCCCGAAAATTTCCTGCGGTCCGTCAAGCGCGGACTGCGGGCGAGGGTGGCCCGGCTGGTGCCCGACACGCAGGGCGGGGCCATGGTCCTGGCCCTGACGACCGGCGACAAGTCCCGGCTCGACGCCGCCACCATGGAGGCCACCCAGTCCGCCGGGCTGGCCCATACCCTGGCCCTGTCCGGCCTGCACGTCGGTTTCGTGGCCGCCCTGGGGCTGGCCCTGGCCTGGCTCGCCGGTCGAACATACCCGCCGCTGCTCCTGATCGTGCCCCGGCCCAAGCTGGCCGTGATCCTGGCCGCGCCCCTGGTGCTGACCTATGCCTGGCTCGGCCAGCCGTCCGCCTCCCTGGTCCGGGCGACGGTCATGTTCGGGTTCTGGGGATTCCTGCTTCTTCAGGGGCGGGGCAGGGTGCTCATGGACGGGCTGTTCTTCGCCCTGTTGGCCATCGTGTTCGCCTCGCCCATGTCCCTCTTCGATCTCAGCCTGCAGATGTCGGTGACCGCCGTGGCGGGAATCGGGCTCATGCTTCCCCATTTCCGGTCCCTGTTTTCCCCGGGCGGGTCGTGGTTTCGCCGGTTGTTCGCCCGGGCAGCGGGGGTGCTGGCGGTCAGCCTGTGCGCCAACATCGCGCTCATGCCGCTGGTGTCCTGGTATTTCGGTTCGTTGAGTCCCAATATCCTGCTCAATCTCGTCTGGCTCCCGGTCCTGGGAATGGCGGTCATGCCCCTCGGGCTGCTGGGCATGGGGCTTGCCTCCTTCGGTTGGGCCGAACCTCTGGCCGGGCTGTGTCTCGGGATGGCCGCCTGGGCCACCGACGGGCTCCTGGCCCTGCTCGATTGGACGGCCGGGTCCGGCCTGACGCCGGTGTATGCGGTCCTGAGGCCGTTGTGGCCCGAAATGTTCGGCTGCGCGGTGCTGCTCGCGGCCACGGCAGCCGTGCTGCGCAGCCCGAGGCGGGTGCCGATGCCCCTGGCCGGTTTGGGGCTCGCGCTGCTCGTCGCGCCCCACCTGTGGGTCATGGGCGCGGACAGCCGGGACGCGGTGCGGCTGTCCATGCTCGACGTGGGGCTGGGCCAGTCCCTGGTCGTTTCCCTCCCCGGAGGTCGGCGCTGGCTGGTGGACGGAGGCGGCGGCTCCAGTCATTTCGATCTCGGCGAGGCCGTGGTCGCCCCGTCCCTGACCCATGGCCGCCCGCCCCGCATCAACGGGGTGTTCATGACCCACCCGGACGTGGACCACAGCCATGGCCTGCCCTTTGTCCTGGACAGGCTCGACGTCGGCCCGTTCTATACCAATTCCATGCTGCCGCGCGGCGCTACCGGCGAGCGGTTGCGCACCGTGCTGGCCCGGCAGCACAGGGAGCCGGTGGGGCTGCACGCGGGCGACGTGGTCCGGCTCGACGGCCGGACAGTGCTGGAGGTCCTGCATCCGGCGAGGGATTTCGCGACCGGACGGGCCAATGAGCGCTCCCTCGTTCTCCGGTTGGTGCGGGACGATGTCTCCCTGGCCTTGCTGCCGGGCGACGTGGAGGGACGCGGCATCGACGCGCTCCTGTCCGGCGGCGCGGATATGCGGGCCCGGGTTTTGGTCCTGCCGCATCACGGGAGCCGGTCCAGCTTCTCCCCGGAATTCTACGCCGGGGTTTCTCCGGAGGTGGTCCTGTGCTCGGACGGCTATCTCAACCGATACGGTTTTCCCGACGCGGATGTTGTCGATGCCGTGGGCGTGCCCGTGTGGTCCACGGCCATCCACGGCAGGGTGGACGTGGAGTGGGACGGCAGCGGCACGCGGTCGATTCGAACGCATTATCCTTGA